The Periophthalmus magnuspinnatus isolate fPerMag1 chromosome 15, fPerMag1.2.pri, whole genome shotgun sequence genomic sequence ATGagatctaatttttttttttttttttttttttttttgtgtgtgtgtgtgtgtgtgtgttcagttaTACACTGTTTAGAGTCATTTTTGTTGATCACCTGTAGCAAACTTTCAATTGACAGAGCCGCAGGCCTCAGGCCTACAAACTTCCACAACTGCTACTGATGAGAGGTCAGCAAGTTCTCTGGTTCAACAGAGGGCAGTGTGTGAAACAGCTCAAACATCACTCTACAAAGGTGAAGTACTAATGGAAGGCACAGGATCAGCGATGAAATATCTGCACAAACGACACAAAAAACGataccattttgttttttgcagtttttaaatAAAGACGTAGATGAAAAGACTGAGTCCCACTGTATTACTCAGGCTGCACTACAGCGTCTATTCACAGGCGCGATCCCACTACTGAGCGGCACGGGGGCTTTGACCTGCTCCGTTTCCGACCTGGGCCGGTGCACCCCTCCTTAGACGACCTGGTGGTCCCGGGCTCCCCCAGGAGCACCATATCGATACCGAACTTAGTGCGGACACCCGATCGACATAGTCCGCTGCAGCTCAGAGCTCCTGAGCTCAAACGATCCGCCAGCCTCAGCCTCCCGGTAGCTTGGATTACAGGCGCGTGCCACCGCACCCGGCGACAAGCACAGAGCTCACGAGGACATTTGAAGAGTACCTGTGTGACGTCATACACCTATCAAGAAAAAATGATTTCAAGATATTTAGCTTGCCAAATGAGCAATCTATGTAGTAGgtctaatgtctttcttattctgtaaagcactttgaattattttactttactttgtgCTATACTGatgaacttgccttgcctaaataGATTTCATGCATAGATTTATTAAACTAGAATATCACacaataatatacaaaaatataacaacgtGATAGAACCGATCCATGAACCCATGGAGGCAGCTATTTCTATTTCCGGTCGCTAGGTGGTGCCACGCAGATTCGGAGTGCTAACTGGTGACGTCACTTCGTATTAAAATCCCAAAAGCCCGATGAGCACAGGTTTTCTTCGCCGGGTGCGGTGGCACGCGCCTGTAATCCAAGCTACCGGGAGGCTGAGGCTGGAGGATCGTTTGAGCTCAGGAGCTCTGAGCTGCAGCGGACTATGTCGATCGGGTGTCCGCACTAAGTTCGGTATCGATATGGTGCTCCTGGGGGAGCCCGGGACCACCAGGTCGTCTAAGGAGGGGTGCACCGGCCCAGGTCGGAAACGGAGCAGGTCAAAGCCCCCGTGCCGCTCAGTAGTAGGATCGCGCCTGTGAATAGACGCTGTAGTGCAGCCTGAGTAATACAGCGGGACTCAGTCTTTTCATCTACCTCTTTATTTCACAAATCACAAACAATTAACACACGAGaggtttttgtgttatttgtgcAGCTATTTTAGGATTACTGTGGCTTCGTTATTCCTGTACTGTTGcgaagtttttgtttttgtttttgtcctaaACTGCCTCCTACCGGACAAAAGGACAAACatgaaccaaaccaggaccaagtgtGAGGCACTCTTGAAGCTCGTGAGCAAAGTAGTAGCATAACCCTATTTCTTCCTTCACTAGTTTGCTTGCATGCGTGCAGTGGTGCATGGATATACCTCCATGCTGTATAGAGATGAAAAGACTGGGTCCCGCCGAGTTGATAGTTTTGAACTAATGCCTTCATTCTCCCTCCATCCACTGTTGGAGAGGGGAGTTTTTAATCTGTCATTCACTGCCACCTACTGGACAAAAGGACCTACTACAAATTTCCGCATCTGGGTATACATGTCCATGCAttggaaattaaaatatttccaTTTGGCAAattatatttgttgtatttatttatttggtttatttaacagggacagtgtacagcaATCAACATTTCTTTAAATGTGTACCAGAATTAACGACCCTCATTACATTTTTCCAgttataaattacatttttattattaggatCCACACCAAAAATAAGGTGTGAAGAGTCAGTTGTGTTCTCTAACTGCCGGGCAAGTCCagaataatgttttttgtgcatttttgcgAACAGGAGTCAATTATTATTGTAAgtttgtattctggatcccagtcaAATTGTCTAAAGCAGTTTTGGTCAAACTAGTAATTATAACTACTACAGTCAAATAGTGCTTTTAGTTACCACCCATTCCTTGCCTGACCGACCAATATTACTTCTACACCGGTTAAGAAGCATTATTTTGTCGTGTTACATAAGAATTGCAGCCTTTACGTTGAGAGAATGACGCTATTGGTGTTATGCAGCCCAAGTCACCAGTTGTTGCTAGTACCAGGACCATGGACATATATGCATGACCAGGACCCATGCACCACTGACCAATGCAACATATAATAGTTAAGTAAGAAATAAAGTGAAGCTACTGCTGTGACTCAcacttgtcttggtttggttcagGTTTGTCCATTTGTCCAGTAGAAGGCAGTATAGGACAAACAAAACTCCGAAACAgtacaggactaaaggaggcaCAGTAATTctaaaatatctgcataaataacacaaaaacctTTACAATTCTAACTGTTTGTGATTTGTGAAATAAAGAGATAGATGAAAAGACTGAGTCCCGCTGTATTACTCAGGCTGCACTACAGCGTCTATTCACAGGCGCGATCCCACTACTGAGCGGCACGGGGGCTTTGACCTGCTCCGTTTCCGACCTGGGCCGGTGCACCCCTCCTTAGACGACCTGGTGGTCCAGGGCTCCCCCAGGAGCACCATATCGATACCGAACTTAGTGCGGACACCCGATCGACATAGTCCGCTGCAGTTCAGAGCTCCTGAGCTCAAACGATCCGCCAGCCTCAGCCTCCCGGTAGCTTGGATTACAGGCGCGCGCCACCGCACCCGGCGAAGAAAGCCTGTGCTCATCGGGCTTTTGACTTGAATACAGATGACGTCACCAGTTAGTACTCCGAATCTGTGTGGCACCACCTAGCGACCGGAAATAGAAATGTACAGTccaaacataaaatattttattacaatGAATAAACCACCAGAAATAGCAGTTGGTCCAAAATACAGAGCACAAATTACACATCTATAACTACctacaatagaaacaaaatgCGAATTTGTCTGAGTACAcctaatacaaaacaaataatattgaagaaaaaaacatgatagaattctaaaaaaaaaaagaaaaaaagtacaaactAGGAATTTTAAGGTATGCAAGAATCTGCTGTTGAAAATCCATTAAACATGGGTAAGCTGTTGCAGTCACAAGGGGCCTTGTTTAATATTTGGTAGTAGGTTGCACTTGGTCATTCAGAAAGGAAGAAGAAAATTGTGTTTTCCCAAAAGACAGCAAGGTTTTCCATAATTTGAAGCTGATTGTGTTACAGTGAAAGGCTAATTGGACTGGAGTTataaaaatcagcattttatttATCAAGCTGTAGGAAATAACATGTGGAAGGATATTTCTAAAGGAACCCtatcatgaataaaacatgagttgcaacaaataaatagcttaATCAGTTAGTATTTATAACGAGTCATAGAATGTACTTTTTTTGACTCTCCATACCATAAATATCATCGTACTATAAACATTTGTTGACCTTTATTTAATCAGAAAAGTCCCACTGACATTTGGAAACCCTTTTTTAGGGGAGTTCTGGCCCCAGAGGGGAGCCTATTGTACATTAGTGCAAAGTAAAACAATGATAATACTGAGCATCAAAAAGTTTTGTTTCAGCTATAATTTATTAAATgacaagttgatatagtaacCATTGTCACAGGCCAAGTGTTAGACAGAGCATAGGATCCAAATACGTGGGGTGCAATGGTGCACATTAGAATGACACTCCCCAAGGGCTATCTTGAACTTGAACACAATTTCATTTAAAGTACAATTTtacaatgttatttttgttgcaataaatatttaaataacacaaaacattgTATACATCACTGTACTGAAGAGTAACCGGTACTTTAGCATACTTTTAAATTTCATAGTTTCTGAACCTCTGCAGTAGGTTTGATGGAGAGTCACCATCCCATCGGAAACGCATATGATAGTAATCTCCtatggagaaaaacaaaaacgtgcTGTTATCTACAGTGACAAATTAAACAACTACACACGCCTCATCCATTATTATTCTTGAGAGCTGTCTAGAGACATTTGATAACAAACTTACGTGAAGGTTCAGTCAGAGGACTTTCATCAGTCGGTGCTTCCCCATGGTCAAACTGGTCTTTTGTCTGAGAGGACGTAGCTATGTCTGATTTAGAAGATTCCAACATTGGTTCCTTTTTTGATTTTATTGCCCAGTGCATTGACTGCAAAGTGGAACAGAAGCCCATATTACTCagttataaaagaaaaaaagcaatgACACTCACCAGAATATATGACATACTGTTTTTACAGAGTCTTTCAAAGCTTGCCAGTCATGAAATGTCATGGCAACTCCACTTCTTTTCCAAAGGTCAtaattctttcttttattttcatcaCATAAAACCTCTTTGGCCTCCTGCAGTTTCTGAAAGTCTGTCACtttaacaaaaagacaaaatcagTGTGCATACAGtacatattaaataataattcattaaTAGCATTTTGTATAGTGATAATTATATACCAGCACTGGGATTATCCAACTGTTTGTCAGGATGGCACGCCAGGGCTCTGATTTTGTACTCATTGAGAATCTGTTCTGTCTGTAGATGAAGaatatgtgtaaatgtgaaaaGCTCCAAGCATTTGTTATAGTTTCCCAGAACATAATGGAAGGTCtattagccaaaaaaaacaaaaaaaaaaaacaaaacccaaaacatgtaaAGCGTTGATCCCACATCTAGGCATATAAAGCAACCTGAAGAGAATGAATGACTCATAAGACTGATAGGCCTCTGGAACATCAGGTATGTAGCTTGACTGAAGTACAGTGAAAttacttaaaatgttttgactCACCGAAGACAGCTCGTCACATCCCAGTAATCCATAGTAATCCTCAAAGTCCTCGTCTTTGCAGCTCAAAATCTTCTCCATGTAAAATGTTACGACGTAACGCAGATGTTATGAGCAAATGAGTCGATCCGCTGCTCATACAGCGCCTTCAGTGCGTGGCCGCCTGTTGCTCCTCAGTGACACTTAAACCTGTTGTTGTGGAAGTTTAAGTTCTTGTTTTGTATGAGTATGTGAAGAAGTACGATATCGGGGGTCTTAAATCTCTAAAAGTTGAAACTGGAGTATTTCTCTTGATTTGTAAATAACGGGGCGTTCTCTCGCTCGTTGCGTCACGCGAGTTGCGTTTAGTTGTACTCTGAGAAAGTATGAAATAATGGTTTccacaaacaaacattaaaagcagcaCAGCAGTCAGTGGGActggaaagaaaaaataaaagccaTATTTGATTATTTACACGATAAATGTAGTTAACTATTTGAGCAAGTGGAAAATGCACTATTTTCAAGTGCTCACTGCAAGGTAAAGGCTTAATAAACGTAGTGTGTAAAATTTAGAATGTAAATGACTGTGTCGTAATTTATGTCAGTGAGATCGTTATTATTTCTTTACTGTCAAAAGTGCATTCAAAATGaacatgtaaatgtaaatgcagcATTATTTGTTATGGTGTACGTCACTGTCGTAAAGAAAACGCCTCTGTCGAAATCACGGTCGAAATGGCGAAGTGCAGGTCACGTGGTTTATGCAAATGAGCCAGCTGTCCGCGGAAGGCAGCAGCGGCTCTGCGGCTGAAGATGGCGGACGAAGAGCACCGTCTCAGAGCGGCCTTTACAGGCGCCTCATCTACGGGTGAGCCGGCcgcaaaaagaacaaaaatctgCCCCGTAACTAACCACGGATGTAAGTCATCCGAAATGGATAATTTCCCTGCCGTCTCGGGAGGCAAGGAAAGCTGGGAGCCGGGGCTGAATTGCGCGCAACCCGCGGAGAAGGAATCGAAGCCGGTGATGGCGGTGGAACAGGCCCCAGCGCCAGGCGCAGACAACAATGGGCTGGAGCCCGGACACAGAGCAGCGGACAGACTTCTGGACAGTGACGGCCTGGATGATCCGGAGGACGGCTCTGGTACGGAAAACATTCTGTCTAGAAAAACACTACTGACAAAGTTTTAGTTATTCAGTAACTTTTACCGCGAGTTAAAGGACGACATTTTAGTGTGAACCAACCTCAGATCTGAATTGTCACTCTGACATGGCAACTAATGATCATTAACATGTATATTCAGTACGTTCAGAATAACTACATTCACTGTCTGCTCAGATCTGATGGGGCCAGAAGACTTTCCCTCCAATGGCTTAGCTGTCACTCCAGAGCACATCACTGAGGAGGACGACAGGTCTTCACATGCTAGCTCCAGCGACTGGACTCCACAACCACAAATAGGTATGTGCTTCAATAACGCTTTTACACAGTAGTATAAAATTGCTCTACTGCATAAAAGTATATGGCACAGAATATTCTAGGTTTAAATGAACATACTAAATGTGTCTTACTGCTTGCAGGCCCCTACAGTTTGCTCCAGCAGCACATCAGAGAAACTGATCCCAGGGCTATTCTGAGAGACCTGCTTCCAGAGACCATCCTCCCTCCAGACCTAGACGACATGACACTGTGGCAGATCATCATCAACATCTCAGAGCCGCccaaaaggaagaagaggaaagatATTAACACTCTGGAAGATGTGGTCCGGCTCCTCCATGAGAGTAAACGGATCCTGGTGCTGACTGGTGCTGGGGTAAGATTGGTTTGTTATGATACTGTGAAATtcattagggctgcacaatatatcactGAGGAAAACGTATTAAAATTGCAATGTGAGTTGACACAATTATTAAATCGcagaagagaaaaacaaaaacgtattAATTTTGTTGGAAAATCTTTTTGTAcctgtggtttagacctctacaaactcATTAGACTCTTGTATGAGttttgcagttcatatttc encodes the following:
- the dnajc12 gene encoding dnaJ homolog subfamily C member 12, with translation MEKILSCKDEDFEDYYGLLGCDELSSTEQILNEYKIRALACHPDKQLDNPSAVTDFQKLQEAKEVLCDENKRKNYDLWKRSGVAMTFHDWQALKDSVKTSMHWAIKSKKEPMLESSKSDIATSSQTKDQFDHGEAPTDESPLTEPSRDYYHMRFRWDGDSPSNLLQRFRNYEI